In Gemmatimonadota bacterium, the following proteins share a genomic window:
- a CDS encoding pitrilysin family protein: MAQSDLPQVSFEKFVLPNGLQAILHVDRKLPVVHVNHWFHVGSKVERPGRTGFAHLFEHLMFEGSQNAPNGYFKYIEQAGGNLREGGVNGTTSNDRTNYFATVPSGNLEYVLWLESDRVATLADALTRENFENQREVVRNERRQTTENQPYGRWYELVNEHLYPAGHPYSWPVIGRHEDLEAAGVDEVAEFFRTYYTPNNLSLVIAGDFDKDQARDRVAHYYGGLEPGPLLERQRRWVPALAEGKIVEVTDRVPQARVHMIWPAPQRFEPEETALDAAAAVLGDGLSSRLEKLLVYDRRLCTEVSVFNFAREIAGLFGVIATVRPGCEVREVEDLVTGQIAKLASGGPTRDEVERARTVWEYQYVSSLERIGGFGGKADRLNESNTYKNDPGYFHVEHDRFRNLTASKISEAVKRWLVSRHGLTLRYFPDTLPKAVAGSGSSAARAAGTAAAQAEDGSPSAQAEGDGPAQAAADGVLDRSVVPALGSDTPFETPEVHEDRLDNGLEVLVVEHHELPKVAVSLNVKSGGVHDPPDRCGMSQLMLQTMDKGTRGYGALDLDEALSRLGTVIGKSMYLESARIGLDVLTDKLSAAMALFADVARNPLFPEEELERERHRHLDHLKQQASHPQSLAQRLCPGLVFGEDHPYGRPVQGYASSVAEMSRYEIARAYEENWRPDQSALVFVGDITRDQAMKLADQRFGSWSVDVRPAKEVPDPSPDRKSNRIYLVDRPGAPQTVVCQFIDAPNRDTPDYHALRLVDAIWGGGFQSRLNQNLREEKGYTYGVSTSLGLLGVSGYWKVQTSIQADKTGEVVKELMSEMAGLGGERPVREEELEEARTGRIRGYAQRFESLRRIAGSIGALWSSERPMSDMRDAVENLKSVSLEEVRSAARKYLDARRASYLLVGDRAAIETQLADRGLPVPELLDPEAQPPARAPASAEVPEAADPDAL, from the coding sequence ATGGCTCAATCGGACCTTCCCCAGGTATCCTTCGAGAAATTCGTCTTGCCGAACGGGTTGCAGGCCATCCTGCACGTGGACCGCAAGCTGCCCGTGGTGCACGTCAATCACTGGTTTCACGTGGGTTCCAAGGTGGAACGGCCCGGCCGGACCGGGTTCGCCCACCTCTTCGAACACCTGATGTTCGAGGGGTCGCAGAACGCGCCGAATGGGTATTTCAAGTACATCGAACAGGCGGGCGGCAACCTGCGGGAAGGCGGCGTCAACGGCACTACGAGCAACGACCGCACCAACTACTTCGCCACCGTGCCTTCCGGCAACCTCGAATACGTGCTCTGGCTGGAATCGGACCGCGTCGCCACCCTGGCGGACGCGCTCACGCGGGAGAACTTCGAGAACCAGCGCGAGGTCGTCCGCAACGAGCGCCGCCAGACCACGGAGAACCAGCCCTACGGCCGCTGGTACGAACTGGTCAACGAACACCTCTACCCCGCCGGCCATCCCTATTCCTGGCCCGTCATCGGCCGGCACGAGGACCTGGAAGCGGCCGGGGTCGACGAGGTGGCCGAGTTCTTCCGGACTTACTATACGCCGAACAACCTGTCGCTGGTCATCGCCGGTGATTTCGACAAAGATCAAGCCCGGGACCGAGTAGCCCATTACTACGGCGGGCTTGAACCGGGTCCGCTCCTCGAGCGCCAGCGCCGCTGGGTGCCCGCCCTGGCCGAGGGGAAGATCGTTGAGGTCACCGACCGCGTGCCCCAGGCCCGGGTCCACATGATCTGGCCGGCGCCGCAACGGTTCGAACCCGAGGAAACGGCGCTCGACGCGGCCGCGGCCGTGCTGGGTGACGGCCTGTCTTCCCGACTCGAAAAGCTGCTGGTCTACGACCGAAGACTGTGCACCGAGGTCAGCGTCTTCAACTTCGCCAGGGAGATTGCCGGCCTCTTCGGCGTCATCGCGACCGTCCGGCCGGGCTGCGAAGTCCGGGAAGTTGAAGACCTGGTCACCGGCCAGATCGCGAAACTGGCGTCCGGTGGTCCGACCCGGGACGAGGTGGAACGCGCCCGCACGGTCTGGGAGTACCAGTACGTCTCCAGCCTGGAGCGCATCGGCGGTTTCGGCGGCAAGGCCGACCGGTTGAACGAATCGAATACCTACAAGAACGACCCGGGGTACTTCCACGTCGAGCACGACCGGTTCCGGAACCTGACCGCTTCGAAGATCTCCGAAGCGGTCAAACGGTGGCTGGTATCCCGCCACGGCCTGACGCTCCGTTACTTCCCCGATACGCTCCCGAAGGCGGTGGCCGGGTCAGGCTCGTCAGCGGCGCGGGCGGCGGGCACGGCCGCGGCGCAGGCGGAGGACGGATCGCCGTCCGCGCAGGCAGAGGGGGACGGACCGGCGCAGGCGGCCGCGGATGGCGTCCTCGACCGGTCCGTGGTCCCGGCGCTCGGGTCGGACACGCCCTTTGAGACGCCGGAGGTGCACGAGGACCGGCTGGACAACGGCCTGGAGGTACTGGTCGTCGAGCACCACGAGCTGCCGAAGGTCGCCGTTTCGCTGAACGTGAAGTCCGGCGGTGTGCACGATCCGCCCGACCGGTGCGGGATGTCCCAGCTCATGCTGCAGACCATGGACAAGGGCACGCGGGGCTACGGCGCGCTGGACCTTGACGAGGCCCTGAGCCGGCTGGGAACGGTCATCGGAAAATCCATGTATCTTGAATCGGCCCGGATCGGACTGGACGTGCTGACCGACAAGCTTTCCGCGGCCATGGCCCTTTTCGCCGACGTCGCACGCAATCCCCTGTTCCCCGAAGAGGAGCTGGAGCGGGAACGCCACCGCCACCTGGACCACCTCAAGCAACAGGCCTCCCATCCCCAGTCCCTCGCCCAGCGGTTGTGCCCCGGACTGGTATTCGGCGAGGATCATCCCTATGGCCGGCCGGTGCAGGGCTACGCGTCTTCCGTTGCCGAAATGTCGCGGTACGAGATCGCCCGGGCCTACGAGGAGAACTGGCGGCCGGATCAGTCCGCCCTGGTGTTCGTAGGCGACATTACCCGCGACCAGGCGATGAAGTTGGCGGACCAGCGTTTCGGCTCGTGGAGCGTCGACGTCCGGCCGGCGAAGGAGGTCCCGGATCCCTCCCCGGACCGGAAATCGAACCGTATTTACCTGGTGGACCGCCCCGGCGCGCCGCAGACCGTGGTCTGCCAGTTCATCGACGCACCGAACCGCGATACGCCCGACTACCACGCCCTCCGGCTCGTGGACGCGATCTGGGGCGGCGGATTCCAGTCCCGCCTCAACCAGAACCTGCGGGAAGAAAAAGGCTATACCTACGGCGTATCCACTTCGCTGGGCCTGCTCGGCGTCTCCGGATACTGGAAGGTGCAGACGTCGATCCAGGCGGACAAGACCGGCGAGGTCGTGAAGGAACTGATGTCCGAAATGGCCGGACTGGGCGGTGAACGGCCGGTGCGCGAAGAAGAACTCGAGGAAGCGCGCACCGGACGGATCCGAGGTTACGCGCAGCGGTTCGAATCCCTGAGACGCATCGCCGGCAGCATCGGCGCACTGTGGAGTTCGGAGCGGCCCATGTCGGACATGCGGGACGCGGTGGAGAACCTGAAGTCGGTCAGCCTTGAGGAGGTGCGGTCTGCCGCTCGCAAATACCTCGATGCGCGACGCGCGAGCTACCTGCTCGTGGGGGACCGTGCCGCCATCGAGACGCAGCTGGCCGACCGGGGTCTTCCCGTGCCGGAGTTGCTGGACCCCGAGGCGCAGCCGCCCGCCCGGGCGCCGGCCTCGGCCGAGGTGCCGGAGGCCGCGGATCCGGACGCGCTGTAG